In Magnetococcales bacterium, one genomic interval encodes:
- a CDS encoding RtcB family protein, with amino-acid sequence MNGARVPVKIFTDEVDDLSRRQLANVANLPFVFHHVAAMPDVHAGMGATIGSVIPTIGAVMPAAVGVDIGCGMCAAPLNLNAADLADHGESLRGAIEKAIPHGRTDDGGPNDQGAWSSLPAPIAAWWERHGVQRLLPDLLTRHPKLLNARTNTVRHLGTLGTGNHFIELRIDEQDRVWVLIHSGSRGVGNRIGTYFIQRAKESLGRELRTLPDGDLAFFREGSQEFTDYLRAADWAQAFAKANRAFLLEATLAVLRATLSRPVACRDAVIDCHHNYVTRERHFGTDTWVTRKGAIRARSGDWGVIPGSMGSLSYIVRGKGSREAFHSCAHGAGRRMGRQEALRRFGVEDLVQQTKGVACPKDRSVLDEIPAAYKDIEVVMAHQQDLAEPVHALRQAVCIKG; translated from the coding sequence ATGAACGGTGCGCGTGTGCCGGTCAAGATTTTCACCGACGAGGTGGATGATCTGTCCCGCAGACAGCTTGCGAACGTGGCCAATCTGCCGTTCGTGTTTCACCATGTGGCGGCCATGCCCGACGTGCATGCCGGCATGGGGGCCACCATCGGTTCGGTGATTCCCACCATCGGCGCCGTGATGCCGGCGGCGGTCGGGGTGGATATCGGTTGCGGCATGTGCGCCGCCCCACTGAACCTCAACGCCGCGGATCTGGCGGACCACGGGGAGTCCCTGCGAGGGGCCATCGAAAAAGCCATCCCCCATGGCCGCACCGACGACGGCGGACCGAACGATCAAGGCGCCTGGTCATCCCTGCCCGCTCCCATCGCGGCTTGGTGGGAGCGACACGGGGTGCAACGCCTGTTGCCGGACCTGTTGACCCGCCATCCCAAACTTCTCAATGCCCGCACCAATACCGTGCGTCATTTAGGCACTCTGGGCACCGGCAACCACTTCATCGAACTGCGGATCGATGAACAGGATCGGGTGTGGGTGCTGATCCATTCGGGTTCCCGGGGGGTGGGCAATCGCATCGGCACCTATTTCATTCAACGGGCCAAAGAGAGCCTGGGTCGGGAACTGCGGACCCTGCCGGACGGGGATTTGGCTTTTTTCCGCGAAGGCAGCCAGGAGTTCACCGATTACCTGCGCGCCGCCGATTGGGCGCAGGCGTTCGCCAAGGCCAATCGGGCTTTCCTGCTGGAAGCGACCCTCGCAGTCCTTCGCGCCACCCTGTCCCGTCCGGTGGCCTGTCGCGACGCGGTAATCGACTGTCATCACAACTACGTGACCCGGGAACGCCATTTCGGCACCGACACCTGGGTGACCCGCAAAGGGGCGATCCGGGCCCGATCCGGGGATTGGGGGGTGATTCCCGGCTCCATGGGCAGCCTTTCTTACATCGTGCGGGGCAAGGGGAGTCGGGAGGCGTTTCACTCCTGCGCCCACGGGGCGGGTCGCCGCATGGGCCGACAGGAGGCGTTGCGCCGCTTTGGGGTGGAGGATCTGGTCCAACAGACAAAAGGGGTGGCCTGTCCCAAGGATCGCTCGGTTCTGGACGAAATCCCCGCAGCCTACAAGGATATCGAGGTGGTCATGGCCCATCAGCAGGATCTGGCGGAACCGGTACATGCCCTGCGACAGGCGGTATGCATCAAGGGATGA
- the cysZ gene encoding sulfate transporter CysZ: MPYPSFLRGAGYLLTGLKLLTAPGLRRFVFAPLVIGSLLFAAGSWVALTHVLAWADWLNGYLPGWLQWMQWILIPLLFGSVGILLFTTLGTIANLIGAPFNALLAQQVEIQLTGRFATRDNQQPLGLLENIFPPIRSEIQKIFYYLARALPLLILFVVPVVQIVAPFIWMIFSSWMNAFQYADIPMGNHNLYDKEILAHLRQKRLLSLGFGAATLVMSLIPFVNFLAMPAAVAGATAMWVKEWQG; encoded by the coding sequence ATGCCATACCCCTCTTTTCTCCGAGGCGCCGGTTATCTCCTGACCGGTTTGAAACTCCTGACCGCACCAGGATTGCGACGTTTTGTGTTCGCGCCGCTGGTGATCGGTTCTTTGCTGTTTGCCGCAGGCAGTTGGGTCGCCCTGACCCATGTGCTGGCCTGGGCGGACTGGCTCAATGGTTACCTGCCCGGCTGGCTGCAATGGATGCAGTGGATTCTGATCCCTTTGCTGTTCGGTTCGGTGGGCATTTTGCTGTTTACCACCCTGGGCACCATCGCCAATCTGATCGGCGCACCGTTCAACGCGCTCTTGGCCCAACAGGTGGAAATCCAGCTCACCGGCCGATTCGCCACCCGGGATAACCAGCAACCCCTTGGCCTGCTGGAGAACATCTTCCCACCCATCCGCAGCGAAATCCAGAAAATCTTCTATTATCTGGCCAGAGCGCTACCATTATTGATTCTTTTTGTGGTGCCCGTGGTTCAGATTGTGGCCCCGTTTATCTGGATGATCTTCTCCAGTTGGATGAACGCCTTTCAATACGCGGACATTCCCATGGGCAACCACAATCTGTACGACAAGGAAATCCTCGCTCACTTACGACAAAAACGACTGCTTTCCCTGGGATTTGGCGCGGCCACGCTGGTGATGAGCCTGATCCCGTTCGTTAATTTCCTGGCCATGCCCGCTGCCGTGGCCGGTGCCACCGCCATGTGGGTGAAAGAGTGGCAGGGGTGA
- a CDS encoding insulinase family protein has translation MSVRFSAFPWRYGLLVLWLSWTAPALAAENAKVVPFVTSNGIQVFLVENHVNPMVETRILARGGGVYDPAGREGVAAMTAWMFNEGAGELDSVAFQERLHYYGISLGASAGQDTLDVSMTTLSDHLDEAWTRLGEAMIRPRFVEQDFQRGVRERVAELIKSEEEPTFRATRAIFPMIFGERHPYASPVNGTVESVKRIELADIRRHHAAVFRGPGMVIAVAGDVGLERLKGLVEKHLSGLESQPGPLGPPPEAVPVEKGTEQHVEMDLPQTTVRIGVVGIHRDDPDFYALMVMNQILGGGGLTSRLNRVIREERGLAYGVFSYFSPLAGRGPFMVGTETKNASVEEALSLIRRELTRLVEEDVGETELADVKRYLTGSFPLQLDGLDKLADTWSRIGYYQRGMDYLDKWPERIRAVTREDVRRVAKRILPLKRLCTVTVGKRMPAGPAPVADTRSKTEASPPSR, from the coding sequence ATGAGTGTCCGTTTTTCTGCTTTTCCGTGGCGGTATGGCCTGCTGGTATTGTGGCTTTCCTGGACGGCTCCGGCCCTGGCCGCGGAAAATGCCAAGGTGGTGCCTTTTGTCACTTCCAATGGCATCCAGGTCTTTTTGGTGGAAAACCACGTCAATCCCATGGTGGAAACCAGAATCCTGGCCCGGGGTGGCGGTGTCTACGATCCGGCGGGTCGGGAAGGGGTGGCGGCCATGACCGCCTGGATGTTCAACGAAGGGGCCGGGGAACTGGACTCGGTGGCGTTTCAGGAACGGTTGCACTATTACGGGATCTCCCTCGGTGCCAGCGCCGGGCAGGACACCCTGGATGTGAGCATGACCACCTTGAGCGACCACCTGGACGAAGCCTGGACCCGTCTCGGGGAGGCGATGATCCGTCCCCGTTTTGTGGAGCAGGATTTCCAACGCGGCGTGCGGGAGCGGGTCGCGGAGTTGATCAAAAGCGAAGAGGAACCGACCTTCCGGGCCACCCGGGCGATTTTTCCCATGATCTTCGGAGAGCGTCACCCCTACGCCAGCCCGGTGAACGGTACGGTGGAGAGTGTCAAACGCATCGAACTGGCGGACATCCGGCGTCATCACGCCGCTGTGTTCCGGGGTCCGGGCATGGTGATCGCCGTGGCCGGGGATGTGGGACTGGAACGGCTCAAGGGACTGGTGGAAAAACACCTCTCCGGCCTGGAATCCCAGCCCGGTCCTCTGGGTCCCCCCCCGGAAGCCGTTCCGGTAGAAAAAGGCACGGAGCAGCATGTGGAAATGGATCTGCCCCAAACCACCGTGCGGATCGGCGTGGTGGGCATCCATCGGGATGATCCGGATTTTTATGCCCTGATGGTCATGAACCAGATCCTGGGAGGCGGAGGACTCACCAGCCGTTTGAACCGGGTGATCCGCGAGGAGCGGGGTCTGGCCTATGGGGTGTTTTCCTATTTTTCCCCCCTGGCGGGACGTGGTCCGTTCATGGTGGGCACCGAGACCAAAAACGCCTCCGTCGAGGAGGCCCTTTCCCTGATCCGCCGCGAATTGACCCGTCTGGTGGAAGAGGACGTGGGGGAGACGGAACTGGCGGATGTGAAACGCTATCTGACCGGCTCCTTCCCCTTGCAACTGGATGGCCTGGACAAACTGGCCGATACCTGGAGTCGGATCGGTTATTATCAGCGGGGCATGGATTATCTGGACAAGTGGCCCGAAAGGATCCGCGCCGTCACCCGCGAGGATGTGCGGCGCGTCGCCAAACGGATTCTGCCCCTCAAACGGCTTTGTACCGTGACGGTTGGCAAGCGGATGCCGGCAGGACCCGCACCGGTCGCCGATACTCGGTCAAAAACTGAAGCATCTCCTCCGAGTCGCTGA